The region AGGAATATTGCCGTCGGTGGGCATTTAAGCGTCCTGAACCTGCCGATTTCTTCCGCACAATGGAAGATGCGTCTGGTTTCGACCTCGACTGGTTCTGGCGCGGCTGGTTCTTTTCGACATCAAACAATGATGTCGAAGTCCTGGCCGTCACACGTCGCCTGCTTCAGACCGGTGATCCGGCGAAAGACAAAGAGCGCGACGACCGCAAAGAAGCCAAACTCCCACCCAGCCTCACAGAAGAGCGGGATGCGAACCTGGCGAAGCGCGTCGATAAGTACGACATGCTCAAAGATTTCTACGATACCTACGATCCGCATGCGGTCACCGAGAAAAAAGTGGATCGTTATCAGAAGTTCATGGAACGACTCACTCCCGAGGAGAAGGCCACACTCGCCAATCATCAACTGCTCTACGAAGTTCGAATCCGCAACAATGGTGAACTGCCGATGCCTCTCATTCTGCAGTTGGAGTTTGACGATGGCTCCAAAGAAATCCACCGGTATCCAGCGGAAATCTGGCGTCTGGATGGCTCGGAGTTTTCTAAACTGCTGATCACAGCCAAGCCACTCAGATCTGTGATGGCCGATCCCTACAACGAAACGGCTGACATCAACTACAGCAACAACCGCTTTCCGCGAACCATTGCTGAAACGGATCTGACCATCACCAAGCCCACTTCAGGAGAACCTCGAACCCCGCGTCCGGGAACCCCCAGCACACCAGCCAGTGCAGCGCCCTCAAGCGATGCCAGCAACCCAATGCGTGAGCATCAGGAAGAACTTCGCCGTAAAGAACAGGCGGCTAAAAAGGCAGAAAAGAAACCCGATTCTGCCGAACCCAAGCCCGAGCCGAAGTAACCATCGGCTTCGTCTTGGTGTGTTTTTCTCAACTGAGGCGTCAACGATCAGGCGTCCCACTTGATCATCACTCAGCACGAATCTGCATCATGATTGCCATGGTGCGATTCGTGCTGGCATTTGGTCTCCATGATCTTCGCCAATCATTCATGAAACGAGATCAATCACAGACGATGCCCAATGGGCACATGTGCATAGAGCTCATCAACAAGATCAATTTCACAAAACTTGCTTCTCAATGGATCGAACGAAAGGTAACGTGCCTGATCGTTCGGTGATGCGCCCTCACCGGGATGACGTGCTCGGATTGTCGTGGTTTCTGGCATTTGGCCTGGAACTTGACGGATTTGCGAGGGTTACAGCGAGATGTCACCTCATGGATTAGCTACAGCCGGCCAGGCACCAGAACTCCAGAAGAGTCTAGGGCCGTGGACACTCTGGGGATTGGGTGTCGGCTATGTGATTGCTGGTGAGTATTTCGGCTGGAACATTGGTTTGCCAGCTGGTGGCACCGGCGGCTTACTGATCGCCTTCGTGTTGGTCACCATCCTCTACATCGCATTCGTCTTCAGCTACGCCGAATTGGCTTGCGCCTTACCGAAGGCGGGCGGTGGTTTTGTCTATGCACTCCGCGGGCTGGGGCCTTATGGCGGCTTCCTCACAGGAATTGCCCAACTGATTGAGTTTGTTTTTGCCCCACCAGCGATCGCGATGGCACTCGGAGCGTATGCGGTTACAAACTGGCCGGGCATTGACCCGAAGCTGGTCGCTGTCGGAGCACTCACCGCGTTCACGCTGCTCAATCTGGCAGGTGTGAAGCAAGCTGCTCTCTTCGAACTGGTGGTGACGATTCTGGCTGTCGCAGAGTTGCTACTCTTTATGGGAGTGACTGCACCACATGTCCGTGCGGAGCATCTGCTGGCGAATGCCTGGCCCAGCGGCTGGACAGGAGTCATCGCTGCCTTACCTTTTGCTGTCTGGTTTTATCTGGCAATTGAAGGAGTTGCGAACGCCGCTGAGGAAACCAAAAACCCTCAGCGAAACGTACTGATTGGCTTTGGTACCGCCTTGGCCACACTGGTGTTTCTCGCTGGTGGAGTGCTGATTTGTGCCGTCGGTGTCGGTGGTTGGGAACGTGTGGTCTATCAGCCAGAGCAGGTTTCTGTAGTTGAAAGCTCCCTGATGATCGCCGAACCCGGCAAGATGTCAGATAGCCCGCTCCCCCTGGCTTTGGGCCAGATCATGCCAAGTACTCATCCGTTGTATCAACTTCTCATTGGGATTGGTGGCCTGGGGCTGATTTGCAGTTTGAACGGGATTATCTTCGCTGCAGGACGATCCATTTTTGAGATGGGCCGTGCGGGATATCTCCCCTCACGACTGGCAGCCATTCAGCCGCGAACTCACGCTCCCTGGAGCTCACTGCTTGCCAATTGGGGGCTGGGAACGCTGGCTGTATTGTTCTTTGATACAGCAGGTATGATCACGATCTCTGCGATGGGAGCAGCACTGCTCTACATTCTCTCGATGGAGGCTCTGGTGCAACTCCGCCGGAAGGAGCCGCATCTGCCACGTCCTTATCGGGTGCCATGTTATCCTTTCATGCCCCGGCTAGCTCAATGGCTATCGATCGTGCTGCTAATCGCCATG is a window of Planctopirus limnophila DSM 3776 DNA encoding:
- the eat gene encoding ethanolamine permease, with translation MSPHGLATAGQAPELQKSLGPWTLWGLGVGYVIAGEYFGWNIGLPAGGTGGLLIAFVLVTILYIAFVFSYAELACALPKAGGGFVYALRGLGPYGGFLTGIAQLIEFVFAPPAIAMALGAYAVTNWPGIDPKLVAVGALTAFTLLNLAGVKQAALFELVVTILAVAELLLFMGVTAPHVRAEHLLANAWPSGWTGVIAALPFAVWFYLAIEGVANAAEETKNPQRNVLIGFGTALATLVFLAGGVLICAVGVGGWERVVYQPEQVSVVESSLMIAEPGKMSDSPLPLALGQIMPSTHPLYQLLIGIGGLGLICSLNGIIFAAGRSIFEMGRAGYLPSRLAAIQPRTHAPWSSLLANWGLGTLAVLFFDTAGMITISAMGAALLYILSMEALVQLRRKEPHLPRPYRVPCYPFMPRLAQWLSIVLLIAMLWQNLNLGNWKASLSLHFLICLLLATSYYLLIIRPRLVIVQNPSQITPEFHNPGPGEPGVCELRVND